One genomic segment of Helianthus annuus cultivar XRQ/B chromosome 14, HanXRQr2.0-SUNRISE, whole genome shotgun sequence includes these proteins:
- the LOC110904266 gene encoding truncated transcription factor CAULIFLOWER A isoform X2 — MGRGRVQLKRIENKISRQVTFSKRRTGLLKKAHEISVLCDADVALIVFSTKGKLFEYSTHSSMETILERYERYSYAEKLLTAPETETQASWTLESSKLKARIEVLEKNIRHYVGEELEQLNLRELQNVEQQIETALKRIRTKKNQVMHESISELHKKERALQERNNSLSKKLKENEKNVEQQNSTQPYTVPSFGTSSSGPFIGAAMREEELAQTNTAPTTIMPLWMIRHINQ, encoded by the exons ATGGGGAGAGGAAGGGTGCAGTTGAAGCGGATCGAGAACAAAATTAGCAGACAAGTAACATTCTCCAAACGAAGAACAGGTTTGCTGAAGAAAGCTCATGAGATCTCTGTCTTGTGCGATGCCGATGTTGCTCTCATCGTTTTTTCCACAAAAGGAAAACTCTTTGAGTACTCTACTCACTCCAG TATGGAGACAATTCTTGAGAGGTATGAAAGGTATTCGTACGCAGAGAAATTGCTTACTGCTCCTGAAACTGAAACACAG GCAAGCTGGACTCTTGAATCTTCTAAGCTCAAGGCCAGAATTGAAGTTCTTGAGAAAAACATAAG GCACTATGTTGGGGAAGAACTAGAGCAGCTAAACCTTAGAGAGCTTCAAAATGTGGAGCAACAAATCGAGACAGCTCTCAAGCGTATACGAACAAAGAAG AACCAAGTCATGCATGAGTCCATCTCCGAGCTTCATAAAAAG GAAAGGGCGCTGCAAGAACGAAACAACTCGCTCTCCAAGAAG TTGAAAGAGAATGAGAAAAATGTTGAGCAACAAAATTCAACTCAGCCGTATACAGTTCCTTCTTTTGGGACCAGCAG CAGTGGACCGTTCATCGGAGCAGCTATGAGAGAGGAGGAATTAGCTCAAACTAATACTGCACCCACCACCATAATGCCGCTATGGATGATCCGCCACATCAACCAATAA
- the LOC110904266 gene encoding truncated transcription factor CAULIFLOWER A isoform X1, which translates to MGRGRVQLKRIENKISRQVTFSKRRTGLLKKAHEISVLCDADVALIVFSTKGKLFEYSTHSSMETILERYERYSYAEKLLTAPETETQASWTLESSKLKARIEVLEKNIRHYVGEELEQLNLRELQNVEQQIETALKRIRTKKNQVMHESISELHKKERALQERNNSLSKKLKENEKNVEQQNSTQPYTVPSFGTSRYSLFSSFCTYGRVAFNQFLTFSSGPFIGAAMREEELAQTNTAPTTIMPLWMIRHINQ; encoded by the exons ATGGGGAGAGGAAGGGTGCAGTTGAAGCGGATCGAGAACAAAATTAGCAGACAAGTAACATTCTCCAAACGAAGAACAGGTTTGCTGAAGAAAGCTCATGAGATCTCTGTCTTGTGCGATGCCGATGTTGCTCTCATCGTTTTTTCCACAAAAGGAAAACTCTTTGAGTACTCTACTCACTCCAG TATGGAGACAATTCTTGAGAGGTATGAAAGGTATTCGTACGCAGAGAAATTGCTTACTGCTCCTGAAACTGAAACACAG GCAAGCTGGACTCTTGAATCTTCTAAGCTCAAGGCCAGAATTGAAGTTCTTGAGAAAAACATAAG GCACTATGTTGGGGAAGAACTAGAGCAGCTAAACCTTAGAGAGCTTCAAAATGTGGAGCAACAAATCGAGACAGCTCTCAAGCGTATACGAACAAAGAAG AACCAAGTCATGCATGAGTCCATCTCCGAGCTTCATAAAAAG GAAAGGGCGCTGCAAGAACGAAACAACTCGCTCTCCAAGAAG TTGAAAGAGAATGAGAAAAATGTTGAGCAACAAAATTCAACTCAGCCGTATACAGTTCCTTCTTTTGGGACCAGCAGGTATTCTCTATTTTCTTCTTTCTGTACATATGGAAGAGTAGCTTTTAATCAGTTTTTGACTTTTAGCAGTGGACCGTTCATCGGAGCAGCTATGAGAGAGGAGGAATTAGCTCAAACTAATACTGCACCCACCACCATAATGCCGCTATGGATGATCCGCCACATCAACCAATAA
- the LOC110904266 gene encoding truncated transcription factor CAULIFLOWER A isoform X3, whose amino-acid sequence MGRGRVQLKRIENKISRQVTFSKRRTGLLKKAHEISVLCDADVALIVFSTKGKLFEYSTHSSMETILERYERYSYAEKLLTAPETETQASWTLESSKLKARIEVLEKNIRHYVGEELEQLNLRELQNVEQQIETALKRIRTKKNQVMHESISELHKKERALQERNNSLSKKLKENEKNVEQQNSTQPYTVPSFGTSSGPFIGAAMREEELAQTNTAPTTIMPLWMIRHINQ is encoded by the exons ATGGGGAGAGGAAGGGTGCAGTTGAAGCGGATCGAGAACAAAATTAGCAGACAAGTAACATTCTCCAAACGAAGAACAGGTTTGCTGAAGAAAGCTCATGAGATCTCTGTCTTGTGCGATGCCGATGTTGCTCTCATCGTTTTTTCCACAAAAGGAAAACTCTTTGAGTACTCTACTCACTCCAG TATGGAGACAATTCTTGAGAGGTATGAAAGGTATTCGTACGCAGAGAAATTGCTTACTGCTCCTGAAACTGAAACACAG GCAAGCTGGACTCTTGAATCTTCTAAGCTCAAGGCCAGAATTGAAGTTCTTGAGAAAAACATAAG GCACTATGTTGGGGAAGAACTAGAGCAGCTAAACCTTAGAGAGCTTCAAAATGTGGAGCAACAAATCGAGACAGCTCTCAAGCGTATACGAACAAAGAAG AACCAAGTCATGCATGAGTCCATCTCCGAGCTTCATAAAAAG GAAAGGGCGCTGCAAGAACGAAACAACTCGCTCTCCAAGAAG TTGAAAGAGAATGAGAAAAATGTTGAGCAACAAAATTCAACTCAGCCGTATACAGTTCCTTCTTTTGGGACCAGCAG TGGACCGTTCATCGGAGCAGCTATGAGAGAGGAGGAATTAGCTCAAACTAATACTGCACCCACCACCATAATGCCGCTATGGATGATCCGCCACATCAACCAATAA
- the LOC110904265 gene encoding ultraviolet-B receptor UVR8: MAIDEIFGETRPVLAPTKSALYVWGYNQSGQTGRKCEEQNLRIPKQLPPDLFGCPAGANSRWLDVACGREHTAAVASDGSLFTWGANEFGQLGDGSETSRKHPKKVKLLQNELVISVSCGAHCTAAIAEPRENDGTISSRRLWVWGQNQGSNYPRLFWGAFSPDTVIRQVSCGAVHVVALSEDGLLQAWGYNEYGQLGRGVTCEGLQKARVINAYAKFLDEAPELVKITQVSCGEYHSAAVSEDGEVYTWGLGNMGQLGHYSLQSEDKELIPRRVVALNGIFVKHVASGGVHTCAVTTKGALYAWGGGQAGQLGVGPQTGFFSLVASDSGTMFRNMPVLVLPYGVKQVACGHSHTLVSTQDGRIHGWGYNSYGQAANQKCTYAWYPSPIDWCVGEVRKLAAGGGHSAVLTDACSLKELCEFRLADTVTPWNASMIEDVAYRTGSDALVRLCERLREHHPDGGTCGC; encoded by the exons ATGGCAATCGATGAAATATTCGGTGAAACTCGACCTGTGCTTGCCCCAACCAAGAGTGCACTTTATGTTTGGGGTTATAATCAGTCTGGCCAAACAGGGAGAAAGTGTGAAGAACAAAACTTAAGGATCCCGAAACAGCTTCCACCTGACCTTTTTGGGTGTCCGGCAGGAGCCAATTCACGGTGGTTAGATGTGGCTTGTGGTCGAGAACATACTGCAGCCGTGGCCTCTGACGGGTCACTCTTTACCTGGG GAGCAAATGAGTTTGGTCAGTTGGGGGATGGAAGCGAAACTAGTAGAAAACATCCTAAAAAGGTGAAACTATTGCAAAATGAGCTTGTGATATCCGTGTCTTGTGGAGCACATTGTACTGCTGCGATTGCAGAGCCTCGTGAAAACGATGGAACAATCTCTTCTAGAAGACTTTGGGTTTGGGGACAAAATCAG GGATCTAACTATCCACGTCTATTCTGGGGAGCATTTTCTCCTGACACG GTTATTCGTCAAGTCTCATGTGGGGCTGTGCATGTTGTGGCACTATCGGAGGACGGTCTACTCCAAGCTTGGG GCTACAATGAATATGGTCAGCTTGGGAGAGGTGTTACTTGTGAAGGGCTTCAAAAGGCTCGTGTTATAAACGCATATGCTAAATTCCTTGATGAAGCCCCTGAGCTTGTAAAGATTACTCAAGTGTCGTGTGGCGAGTACCATTCGGCAGCCGTTTCAGAGGACGGCGAGGT TTACACTTGGGGGTTAGGAAACATGGGCCAACTTGGGCATTATTCTCTTCAATCAGAGGACAAAGAGTTAATACCACGACGTGTGGTTGCACTTAACGGAATATTTGTCAAGCATGTAGCCTCAGGTGGCGTGCATACATGTGCTGTGACTACAAAAGGAGCGCTATACGCGTGGGGCGGCGGTCAAGCTGGTCAGCTAGGAGTGGGCCCGCAGACCGGATTCTTTTCATTGGTGGCTAGCGACTCCGGAACCATGTTCCGTAACATGCCAGTTTTGGTCCTGCCGTATGGCGTCAAACAGGTGGCTTGTGGCCATTCTCACACTCTTGTTTCAACTCAAGATGGTAGAATCCATGGGTGGGGTTATAATAGCTATGGTCAAGCGGCTAACCAGAAGTGCACTTACGCTTGGTACCCATCTCCAATTGACTG GTGTGTTGGCGAAGTAAGGAAGCTGGCGGCTGGTGGTGGTCATTCGGCGGTGCTTACAGACGCTTGTTCCTTGAAGGAGCTGTGTGAGTTTAGGCTTGCAGACACTGTGACACCATGGAATGCTTCTATGATTGAAGATGTTGCTTATCGAACTGGTTCTGATGCTTTGGTCCGCCTTTGTGAGAGGTTAAG GGAACATCACCCTGATGGTGGAACTTGTGGCTGTTAA